One Prosthecobacter dejongeii DNA window includes the following coding sequences:
- a CDS encoding cobaltochelatase subunit CobN, protein MRTSHSWSHLFLGWLLPLLCLGHAAAAPTRLAFVGVWDRSMALVDAGCRQNGMAAHFFSTGEFARLQPAEATSFPLILVLNVEATESPALTATLRQARAANPQQRVLALDTRGSHVDLDKAGLLTQDTDLMAYWRANGPLNVQRLMRYLHVRYLGRTATIEPPVLIPEFGYYDPDHEEPFDNFDRYREFKKSRHRWQEGKPVVVLLIQQSFWITRDLKVINAQISALEKQPLNAVVIFGDREGRMVDLIKAARPSMLVEDRHGSTWQSTAILKELDVPYLRPVSMLGSTVEEWRQDPRGMSVKDVGMFMSLQESWGTIEPMVIGGLQANIQGFRLHEPIPDRIEAFAARATRWATLHHKPNAEKKLAFIYYNKGLGQDDLMRGSPTGAFLDGPESFIRFLPRLQAEGYVLQHLPSSAADLIATLKKRGRNLGPWVQGDLEKLADEGDPILIPLSTYQRWFDTRLTEAARQAVIAKFGPPPGRLMVVKRNGEPHIVIPRIQLGNVILTPQPERGEKQDDKLLHSRDVPPPHNYLAFYWWLEEGYQADAIVHWGTHGSLELLPGKETGLSKDCWSDLCISHLPVVDLWITDNLGESTLARRRSYAALVDHRVPPAVGAGLSDAFKSLHDDIHKFNTLEPGLLREEFRKRITQQVQEQALENIAHATSGDQPFEDEAIARLDAHLHQLYDAQTPTRLHILGQPPVEQDRLPYLVSILGESFLQHLTEASPFIKTLAGEKPALREAAAHMLDKWLNGTTPDSLSITPALEKDLTFAKDMHTRLMDADTEINGFLHALAGGYIEPGPGPEPIRNPASLPTGRNLYSMNPEEIPNRAAWEVAKKLVDDLLRTHRPKKIGMDLNGMETMRDFGVMEGQILYLLGVRPIWNRNNLVIDVELIPAEELQRPRVDVFIAMGGQYKENFPSRVALLDKAVRLAATAPESANPVRESVQAMEGRLQQRGFSSAKAAKFAGARIFGTKPGNMSGTNILHLVPRSGVWDKPEEITSVYMDNMSFVYTGDVWGERIDGLYEEAIQGTDAILRVWASNMTSQLSNHHAYEYLGGLNMAVKQVTGKTPQALIADVRNPTGASVRELEEVLATNLQSELLGKKWLQGMKEHDYAGAGHMAEMVKNTFGWSVTRPEAISQQTWTDIYEVLLKDRHQLGLNEWFQRVSPHALQEITATLLEAARKDIWQATPEQLQDLARLYADSVKNHGDSGGLVSGGNARLVDYTTQTLGAGGTPADAARAAAMKESLAQSTTAPTTDKVSGQKLDQMPTPKPADTAASQTPAPIGFPWAYVALAALAFLITLGFLRRTGSA, encoded by the coding sequence ATGAGGACCTCACACTCCTGGTCGCATCTCTTTTTAGGCTGGCTACTGCCCCTGCTATGTCTGGGCCATGCTGCTGCCGCTCCCACCCGGCTGGCATTTGTGGGGGTGTGGGATCGCTCCATGGCCCTGGTGGATGCCGGCTGCCGCCAAAATGGCATGGCAGCGCATTTTTTCAGCACAGGTGAATTTGCTCGGCTCCAGCCAGCGGAGGCTACGTCCTTCCCTCTCATTCTGGTGCTGAATGTGGAGGCCACGGAATCTCCCGCCCTCACCGCCACCCTGCGCCAAGCCCGCGCGGCCAACCCCCAGCAGCGCGTGCTGGCGCTGGACACGCGCGGCAGCCATGTGGATCTGGACAAGGCGGGTCTGCTCACGCAGGACACCGATCTCATGGCTTACTGGCGTGCCAATGGCCCCCTGAACGTCCAGCGGCTGATGCGCTACCTCCATGTGCGATATCTGGGCCGCACAGCCACGATTGAGCCTCCTGTCCTCATCCCAGAATTTGGTTACTACGATCCTGATCACGAAGAGCCCTTTGACAACTTTGACCGCTATCGAGAGTTCAAAAAATCACGCCACCGCTGGCAGGAGGGGAAGCCCGTAGTTGTCCTGCTCATCCAGCAGTCCTTTTGGATCACGCGGGATCTCAAGGTGATCAATGCCCAGATTTCGGCCCTGGAAAAACAGCCGCTGAATGCCGTGGTCATCTTTGGCGACCGTGAAGGCCGCATGGTGGATCTCATCAAGGCCGCCCGGCCCAGCATGCTGGTGGAGGACCGCCATGGCAGCACCTGGCAGAGCACCGCTATTTTAAAGGAGCTGGATGTCCCCTATCTGCGCCCCGTCTCCATGCTGGGCTCCACCGTGGAAGAATGGCGCCAGGACCCACGCGGAATGTCCGTCAAAGACGTCGGCATGTTCATGTCACTCCAGGAATCCTGGGGCACCATCGAGCCGATGGTCATAGGCGGGCTGCAGGCCAATATTCAGGGTTTCCGGCTGCATGAACCCATCCCAGACCGCATCGAAGCCTTTGCCGCACGGGCCACACGCTGGGCCACCCTGCATCACAAGCCGAATGCCGAAAAGAAGCTCGCCTTCATCTATTACAACAAAGGCCTGGGCCAGGATGACCTGATGCGCGGCAGCCCCACGGGTGCCTTTCTCGACGGGCCCGAAAGTTTCATCCGCTTCCTCCCCCGCCTTCAGGCAGAAGGCTACGTCCTGCAGCATCTCCCCTCCAGCGCGGCAGACCTCATCGCCACCCTGAAAAAACGGGGCCGCAATCTCGGCCCCTGGGTGCAGGGAGACCTGGAAAAGCTGGCCGATGAGGGAGACCCCATCCTCATCCCACTTTCCACCTACCAGCGCTGGTTTGACACCCGGCTCACAGAGGCTGCACGCCAGGCCGTGATCGCAAAATTTGGCCCACCTCCAGGTCGGCTCATGGTCGTGAAACGCAATGGCGAGCCACACATCGTCATTCCACGCATCCAGTTAGGCAATGTCATCCTCACGCCACAGCCAGAACGCGGAGAAAAGCAGGATGACAAGCTGCTGCACTCCCGCGATGTGCCCCCGCCGCACAACTACCTAGCCTTCTACTGGTGGCTGGAGGAAGGCTACCAGGCCGATGCCATCGTCCACTGGGGCACCCACGGCTCCCTGGAACTGCTGCCTGGAAAGGAAACTGGCCTTTCCAAAGACTGCTGGAGCGACCTTTGCATCAGCCATCTGCCCGTGGTGGATCTCTGGATCACCGATAATCTGGGAGAATCCACCCTCGCTCGCCGCCGCTCCTACGCGGCCTTGGTGGACCACCGCGTGCCCCCCGCCGTCGGCGCAGGTCTGTCAGACGCATTCAAATCCCTCCACGATGACATTCATAAATTCAACACCCTGGAGCCGGGCCTCCTGCGTGAAGAATTCCGCAAACGCATCACCCAGCAGGTGCAGGAACAGGCCCTGGAAAACATCGCCCACGCCACCTCTGGCGACCAACCTTTTGAAGATGAGGCCATTGCCCGTCTGGATGCCCACTTGCATCAGCTCTATGATGCGCAGACTCCCACCCGCCTCCACATTCTAGGCCAGCCCCCGGTTGAGCAAGACCGCCTGCCCTACCTCGTCTCCATCCTGGGGGAGTCCTTCCTGCAACATCTGACGGAGGCCAGCCCCTTCATAAAAACGCTGGCCGGAGAAAAGCCCGCCCTGCGCGAAGCCGCCGCCCATATGCTGGATAAATGGCTGAATGGAACCACGCCAGACAGCCTATCCATCACCCCGGCTCTGGAGAAAGACCTCACCTTCGCCAAAGACATGCACACCCGGCTCATGGATGCTGATACAGAGATCAACGGATTTCTCCACGCGCTGGCCGGCGGTTACATCGAGCCTGGCCCCGGTCCCGAACCCATCCGCAATCCGGCCTCCCTCCCCACTGGCCGCAATCTTTACTCAATGAACCCCGAGGAAATCCCCAACCGCGCTGCCTGGGAGGTCGCCAAAAAACTCGTCGATGATCTGCTGCGCACGCATCGCCCCAAAAAGATCGGGATGGACCTCAATGGCATGGAGACCATGCGCGACTTCGGCGTCATGGAAGGACAGATTCTTTACCTCCTCGGGGTGCGCCCGATCTGGAACCGCAACAACCTCGTCATCGATGTCGAGCTCATCCCCGCCGAAGAACTTCAGCGGCCCCGCGTGGATGTCTTCATCGCCATGGGCGGCCAGTATAAAGAGAACTTTCCGTCCCGCGTCGCCCTGCTAGACAAAGCCGTGCGCCTGGCCGCCACCGCACCAGAATCTGCCAATCCCGTACGTGAATCCGTGCAGGCTATGGAGGGCCGCCTCCAGCAGCGCGGCTTTTCCAGCGCCAAGGCCGCCAAGTTCGCTGGTGCACGCATCTTTGGCACCAAGCCGGGCAACATGTCCGGCACCAATATCCTCCATCTCGTGCCACGCTCCGGCGTCTGGGATAAGCCAGAGGAAATCACCAGCGTGTACATGGACAACATGAGTTTCGTTTACACAGGCGATGTCTGGGGCGAGCGCATCGACGGCCTTTATGAAGAAGCCATCCAGGGTACGGATGCCATCCTCCGCGTCTGGGCTTCTAACATGACCAGCCAGCTCTCCAACCATCATGCCTACGAGTACTTGGGCGGCCTCAACATGGCTGTCAAGCAGGTCACTGGCAAGACTCCACAAGCCCTCATCGCCGATGTTCGCAACCCCACCGGTGCCAGCGTCCGCGAACTGGAAGAAGTGCTCGCCACCAATTTACAATCGGAATTGTTAGGCAAAAAATGGCTCCAGGGCATGAAGGAGCACGACTACGCAGGCGCAGGCCACATGGCCGAAATGGTCAAAAACACCTTTGGCTGGTCTGTCACCCGCCCAGAGGCCATCTCACAGCAGACATGGACAGACATCTATGAGGTCCTGCTCAAGGACCGCCACCAGCTCGGATTGAATGAATGGTTTCAGCGTGTCTCCCCGCATGCCCTCCAGGAAATCACTGCCACCCTTCTGGAGGCTGCCCGCAAGGACATCTGGCAGGCCACCCCAGAGCAGTTGCAAGACCTCGCCCGGCTGTATGCCGACTCCGTCAAAAATCACGGCGACTCCGGCGGCCTCGTCAGCGGCGGCAATGCACGCCTAGTGGACTACACCACGCAGACTCTAGGTGCCGGCGGCACACCCGCCGATGCAGCCCGCGCCGCCGCTATGAAAGAGTCCTTGGCTCAATCCACCACCGCCCCCACCACTGACAAAGTTTCCGGCCAAAAGCTGGACCAAATGCCCACTCCGAAGCCCGCCGATACCGCCGCATCCCAGACACCCGCCCCCATCGGTTTCCCCTGGGCCTATGTTGCTCTCGCCGCACTCGCCTTTCTAATCACCCTTGGTTTTTTACGTCGCACCGGATCCGCCTGA
- a CDS encoding TonB-dependent receptor plug domain-containing protein: MNFPASVKTACLTFSLLGILQTPGVEPAAIPPELEPKTKASTALTEEEKVVTLPTITVIAETPLRTEEDVRNLPQTISVLSRETLERRQARSPVESLREEPGVWAVSVATQGSPILRGQIGNKVLYLWDGVRINNGALFGGPNGFFNQFPLGALDHVEIIRGSGGVQYGSDAIGGVINLISKRADFTPEHEVGGELYQRYGTNDDENTRTLDLHLTGPTIAIAAGLTQQDVDDYHGPDRERMDPTGYETLGGYLNVAWRPVENHTFRLSWVHNRRDNVDSYVQSKLNASGVPRLFSPEEIRGIAKLDYTAEDLGAWSDELKIYGYYQYYGGLRDRRVESATNFTTTRTDTDQDILGIGIQNAVEWGKARLIFGTDYRYETLGTKLTQSRRVFATGTTTVTEPAGNTPDGSYEVYDAFATLEFRPIENLLLTAGARYENSHIHSDPESLDVIPSAGYGLNDLALDKSWQSVTWNLGSIYSFTPKWDMTLNISSGFRAPTYSDLLSAGPPVFSSKIASLPSPDLNPEKSVTYELGLRHHSEATSASLVGYYTQLSDLAVTQTSGTVVIPGQGTFAAARKSSTGEGFITGVEFAMAHQFGRQWTLFGNATYTYGQNTVTDVPLRFIPPLFGTLGLRFESPSKRWWAEITENFAGKLHRHSPDDEQDAGFSTDPAYGSPNSTNNPPLNSDYSIPSWATTNVRFGVNVWDRAHSKLDLTLDLNNVFDASYRQAYSQQQRVAPGFGAVIGARLSF; the protein is encoded by the coding sequence ATGAACTTCCCAGCTTCTGTCAAAACCGCCTGTCTCACCTTCTCCCTCCTTGGCATCCTCCAGACCCCGGGCGTAGAGCCTGCGGCCATCCCGCCAGAGCTAGAGCCTAAAACAAAGGCCAGCACCGCTTTGACTGAAGAAGAAAAGGTGGTGACGCTGCCCACCATCACCGTGATCGCCGAGACGCCGCTGCGCACGGAAGAAGACGTGCGCAACCTCCCGCAGACCATCAGTGTACTGTCCCGCGAAACGCTGGAACGACGCCAAGCCCGTTCCCCAGTGGAATCCCTGCGCGAGGAGCCTGGCGTCTGGGCCGTCAGCGTGGCCACCCAAGGTTCCCCCATCCTTCGCGGTCAGATTGGCAACAAAGTACTCTACTTGTGGGACGGCGTCCGCATCAACAATGGGGCCCTCTTTGGTGGCCCCAATGGCTTCTTCAATCAGTTCCCTCTCGGTGCGCTGGACCACGTCGAAATCATTCGCGGCTCCGGTGGCGTGCAGTACGGGAGCGATGCCATCGGCGGTGTTATCAACCTGATTTCTAAACGTGCCGATTTCACGCCGGAGCATGAGGTCGGTGGCGAGCTCTACCAAAGGTACGGAACCAACGATGATGAAAATACCCGCACGCTGGATCTGCACCTCACGGGCCCCACCATCGCCATCGCGGCGGGCCTCACCCAACAAGATGTGGATGATTATCATGGCCCCGATCGCGAACGCATGGACCCCACTGGTTATGAGACCTTGGGCGGCTATTTGAACGTTGCATGGCGACCAGTCGAAAACCACACCTTTCGCCTATCCTGGGTGCATAACCGCCGTGATAATGTGGACAGCTACGTGCAGTCCAAGCTCAATGCCAGTGGCGTACCACGCCTCTTCAGCCCAGAAGAAATTCGCGGCATTGCCAAGCTGGACTACACGGCTGAAGACCTAGGTGCCTGGAGCGATGAGCTCAAGATTTACGGCTACTATCAATACTACGGAGGCCTCCGCGACAGGCGGGTGGAGAGCGCCACAAATTTCACCACCACCCGTACCGATACGGATCAGGACATCCTCGGCATCGGCATTCAAAACGCGGTGGAATGGGGCAAGGCCCGCCTCATTTTTGGCACCGATTATCGGTATGAAACCCTGGGCACCAAGCTCACTCAAAGCCGCCGCGTCTTTGCCACCGGCACCACCACCGTCACGGAACCTGCTGGCAATACACCAGACGGGTCTTATGAAGTGTATGATGCCTTTGCCACCCTGGAGTTCCGCCCGATCGAAAACCTGCTGCTGACTGCTGGGGCCCGTTATGAAAACAGCCACATTCATTCGGATCCTGAAAGCCTCGATGTCATCCCCAGCGCCGGTTACGGGCTCAATGATCTGGCCTTGGACAAGAGCTGGCAGTCAGTGACCTGGAACCTCGGTTCCATCTACAGTTTCACGCCCAAATGGGACATGACCTTGAACATCAGTTCCGGCTTCCGCGCGCCCACGTATTCAGATCTCCTCAGCGCCGGCCCGCCCGTCTTCTCCTCCAAGATCGCTTCTCTGCCGAGCCCCGACTTGAACCCGGAAAAATCTGTAACCTATGAGCTGGGCTTGCGGCATCATTCGGAAGCTACCAGCGCCTCCCTCGTCGGTTACTACACCCAACTCTCAGATCTCGCGGTCACCCAGACTTCCGGCACCGTGGTCATCCCCGGCCAGGGCACCTTCGCAGCCGCACGCAAATCCAGCACTGGGGAGGGATTCATCACGGGGGTGGAGTTTGCCATGGCGCATCAGTTCGGCAGGCAGTGGACGCTCTTCGGAAATGCCACCTACACCTATGGCCAAAATACCGTCACCGATGTGCCGCTGCGCTTTATCCCACCCCTCTTTGGGACTCTCGGCCTTCGTTTTGAGTCGCCCTCCAAACGCTGGTGGGCAGAGATTACCGAAAACTTTGCCGGCAAGCTTCACCGCCATTCTCCGGATGATGAGCAGGACGCCGGATTTTCCACCGACCCCGCCTACGGCTCCCCCAATTCGACGAACAACCCACCCCTGAACTCCGACTACAGCATCCCGTCCTGGGCCACCACCAATGTGCGCTTCGGAGTGAATGTCTGGGACCGAGCCCACAGCAAGCTAGACCTCACGCTGGACCTCAACAATGTCTTTGATGCCAGCTACCGCCAGGCCTATTCGCAGCAGCAGCGGGTGGCCCCCGGCTTCGGCGCAGTTATCGGTGCACGACTCAGCTTTTAG
- the tgt gene encoding tRNA guanosine(34) transglycosylase Tgt, whose product MSPSRLDFQLEAQATGSRARAATFRTLHSTVRTPLFMPVGTQATVKAQLPETLHESGSQILLANTYHLLLRPGPEVFKKMGGIHKFMQWPGSVLTDSGGYQIFSLPHSRSMTEAGAVFQSYVDGQRILLSPELSIQTQMAIGSDIMMVLDQCIPSTADEKAARKALQVTQRWAARSLAAREDSPQSMFAIVQGALYPHLRRESAEGLMQMSFDGFAIGGLAVGEEKAEREDTCELTACLLPADRPRYLMGVGTPLDVLEAVHRGVDMFDCIIPTQVAKRGSVFTSRGVIQLRRTVYKFSEDRLDPDCTCPVCAKYTRAYLHHLTKTQEPLGWQLMGQHNIHFYHQLMREIRQSILEDRFLKLYHEKRQILQVEDIDHPVTTVKPPVISPDHAQRVGDYELSVTPGQPARIFHITTGQAVSTDAATPQWNEEVPLAQHLRLPADVPAEEATPLILWDIGLGAGAAAIAAILTYEAEAEKAPLRPLHIVSLTNDLSALRLALSHKRHFPYLRHGAADTLLHRGTWTSRYKPGLTWTLLQGPLGETLSQAPAPPELTLHQPLPGMELPRASNERDLPSPGL is encoded by the coding sequence ATGTCCCCCTCCCGACTTGATTTCCAGCTCGAAGCCCAGGCCACCGGTTCCCGGGCCCGTGCCGCCACCTTTCGCACCCTGCACAGCACGGTGCGCACGCCCCTGTTCATGCCCGTGGGCACCCAGGCCACCGTGAAGGCCCAGCTTCCCGAAACCCTGCACGAGTCCGGCTCGCAAATCTTGCTGGCCAATACCTACCACCTCCTCCTGCGGCCAGGGCCCGAGGTGTTTAAAAAAATGGGCGGCATCCACAAATTCATGCAGTGGCCCGGCTCCGTGCTCACGGATTCAGGCGGCTATCAGATCTTCTCCCTGCCCCACTCCCGTTCTATGACGGAAGCCGGGGCCGTTTTCCAAAGCTACGTGGACGGCCAGCGCATCCTCCTCAGCCCGGAGCTCAGCATCCAGACGCAGATGGCCATCGGCAGCGACATCATGATGGTGCTGGACCAGTGCATCCCCTCCACCGCCGATGAAAAAGCCGCGCGCAAAGCCCTGCAAGTCACCCAGCGCTGGGCCGCCCGCAGCCTCGCCGCCCGCGAGGATTCCCCCCAGTCCATGTTTGCCATCGTCCAGGGCGCACTCTACCCGCACCTGCGCCGCGAAAGCGCCGAGGGCCTGATGCAGATGTCCTTCGACGGCTTCGCCATCGGCGGTCTGGCCGTGGGCGAGGAAAAGGCCGAACGTGAAGACACCTGCGAGCTCACCGCCTGCCTGCTGCCTGCCGACCGCCCCCGCTACCTCATGGGCGTGGGCACCCCGCTGGATGTGCTGGAGGCCGTGCATCGCGGCGTGGACATGTTTGACTGCATCATCCCCACCCAGGTGGCCAAACGCGGCTCCGTCTTCACCTCACGGGGCGTCATCCAGCTCCGCCGCACCGTGTACAAATTTTCCGAGGACCGCCTGGACCCCGACTGCACCTGCCCCGTCTGCGCCAAATACACCCGCGCCTACCTACACCACCTCACCAAAACGCAGGAGCCCCTGGGCTGGCAGCTCATGGGCCAGCATAACATTCATTTCTACCACCAGCTCATGCGCGAAATCCGTCAGAGCATCTTGGAAGACCGCTTCCTCAAGCTTTACCACGAAAAGCGCCAGATCCTCCAGGTGGAGGACATTGATCACCCCGTCACCACCGTCAAACCACCCGTCATCAGCCCAGACCACGCCCAGCGTGTGGGCGACTATGAACTCAGCGTCACCCCGGGCCAGCCCGCCCGCATCTTCCACATCACCACCGGCCAGGCCGTTTCCACCGATGCCGCCACGCCGCAGTGGAATGAGGAAGTACCCCTAGCCCAGCACCTTCGCCTGCCTGCCGATGTGCCTGCGGAGGAGGCCACCCCGCTCATCCTTTGGGACATCGGCCTCGGCGCCGGAGCCGCCGCCATCGCCGCCATCCTCACCTACGAGGCCGAAGCTGAAAAAGCCCCCCTGCGCCCCCTCCACATCGTCAGCCTAACCAACGATCTATCCGCCCTGCGCCTCGCCCTCAGTCATAAGCGCCACTTCCCCTACCTCCGCCACGGCGCGGCCGATACCCTGCTGCATCGCGGCACCTGGACCTCCCGTTACAAACCCGGCCTCACCTGGACCCTCCTCCAAGGCCCCCTGGGCGAAACCCTATCCCAGGCCCCCGCTCCCCCCGAGCTCACCCTCCACCAGCCCCTCCCCGGCATGGAGTTGCCCCGCGCCTCCAATGAGCGGGACTTGCCAAGTCCTGGCCTTTGA
- a CDS encoding nucleoside monophosphate kinase, which translates to MQSTSAESTAKPAAPPDLEIKDAQLIFNQVWKQLEDDYGRENLRFPKELILLGGAPGAGKGTNTNFIRKLRGITAEPIVVSALLDSPESQKLKSQGGMVGDREVVGILFRKLLEPEQQNGAILDGFPRTKVQVECLKLLFDEMMRLRRDFSATPDAFHFKQPIFHIMVLFVDEAESIARQLKRGQEVLAHNEEVRRSGLGELWEERATDFDPTLARNRYKVFKEKTYDALVSLKEIFHYHFINAQASLDLVQENIVRELEYQSSLELDPRTFDLLRKLPLASEIIRHARQDLVRRLDSYKVEKADLMQAVVDFIEGKMMPIIVRHSISGRADINSENTLFHDPEALAILIDIFSERGFHATADLHLIEIPERFDLQTGEIQCRKKKVFRFNIRFKGSEIRRG; encoded by the coding sequence ATGCAGTCTACCTCCGCTGAATCCACCGCCAAACCAGCCGCGCCTCCCGATCTGGAAATCAAGGACGCCCAGCTCATTTTCAATCAGGTGTGGAAGCAGCTCGAGGACGACTATGGCCGCGAGAACCTGCGTTTTCCCAAGGAACTCATCCTCCTCGGCGGTGCCCCCGGGGCGGGCAAAGGCACCAACACCAACTTCATCCGCAAGCTGCGCGGCATCACGGCCGAGCCTATCGTCGTCAGCGCCCTCCTCGACAGTCCCGAATCCCAAAAGCTGAAGTCCCAGGGCGGCATGGTGGGCGACCGCGAAGTCGTCGGCATCCTCTTCCGCAAGCTCCTCGAGCCCGAGCAGCAAAACGGGGCCATCCTTGATGGCTTCCCGCGCACCAAGGTGCAGGTGGAGTGCCTGAAGCTGCTCTTTGATGAAATGATGCGCCTGCGGCGGGACTTCTCCGCCACGCCCGATGCCTTCCATTTCAAACAGCCCATTTTCCACATCATGGTGCTCTTTGTGGATGAGGCCGAAAGCATCGCCCGCCAGCTCAAACGCGGCCAGGAAGTCCTCGCCCACAATGAAGAAGTTCGCCGCTCCGGCCTGGGGGAACTTTGGGAAGAACGCGCCACCGACTTCGATCCTACTCTCGCCCGCAACCGCTACAAGGTCTTCAAAGAGAAGACGTACGATGCGCTCGTCTCCCTGAAGGAAATCTTCCACTACCACTTCATCAATGCCCAGGCCTCCCTGGACCTCGTGCAGGAAAACATCGTGCGCGAGCTGGAGTACCAAAGCTCCCTGGAGTTGGACCCCCGCACCTTCGACCTCCTGCGCAAGCTGCCGCTGGCCAGCGAAATCATCCGTCATGCCCGGCAGGACCTCGTCCGCCGCCTGGACAGCTACAAGGTGGAAAAGGCCGATCTCATGCAGGCCGTCGTGGACTTCATCGAAGGCAAAATGATGCCCATCATCGTCCGTCACTCCATCTCAGGCCGCGCCGACATCAATTCGGAAAACACCCTCTTCCACGACCCCGAAGCCCTGGCCATCCTCATTGACATCTTCTCCGAGCGCGGCTTCCACGCCACCGCCGATCTCCACCTCATTGAGATCCCCGAACGCTTCGACCTGCAGACCGGCGAGATCCAATGCCGGAAGAAAAAAGTCTTCCGCTTTAACATCCGCTTCAAAGGCTCCGAGATCCGCCGTGGATAG
- a CDS encoding transposase, translated as MKFFNPFADIHVTRNNLTHWQQPGATYFITFRMADSLPAEMLSQLKAERQLWQQIHPPPLSPEDEAEYHQRFSARLDQGLDRGFGSCALRHTDHRQTMEESLNFFQGQRYKLLSYVIMPNHVHGLMTLHPDWSLEKIIFSWKRRTAGVLHQKLALDGQFWQHDYFDRLIRDEDHLRNVIRYIRRNPAKAGLTEGHYTLWESELAQAVR; from the coding sequence ATGAAGTTTTTCAATCCGTTCGCGGACATTCACGTCACGCGGAACAACTTGACGCACTGGCAGCAACCAGGCGCGACTTACTTCATCACCTTCCGTATGGCCGATTCGTTACCAGCTGAGATGCTGAGCCAGCTCAAGGCCGAACGCCAGCTTTGGCAGCAAATTCACCCGCCCCCACTCTCGCCCGAGGATGAGGCCGAATATCACCAGCGTTTCTCTGCTCGCCTGGACCAAGGGCTGGATCGCGGTTTCGGTTCCTGCGCGCTGCGTCACACGGATCATCGCCAGACCATGGAGGAATCGCTGAATTTCTTTCAAGGACAGCGTTACAAGCTGCTGTCTTACGTCATCATGCCCAATCACGTGCATGGGCTGATGACGCTTCATCCAGACTGGTCTTTGGAAAAAATCATCTTCAGTTGGAAACGCCGCACCGCTGGAGTGCTCCATCAAAAGCTGGCTCTGGACGGACAGTTCTGGCAGCACGACTACTTTGACCGCCTGATCCGCGACGAAGATCATTTGAGAAACGTGATCCGCTATATCCGTCGCAACCCCGCCAAGGCTGGACTAACCGAAGGTCACTACACCCTCTGGGAAAGCGAGCTCGCACAAGCCGTGCGCTAA